A genomic window from Hyalangium minutum includes:
- a CDS encoding bifunctional diguanylate cyclase/phosphodiesterase, translating to MSHSSISGAAEPPAWLWNGEEPRIISAFQPIVDLMTGEPIGFEVLSRGMDPVQAAHMLFSKARVEGVTFELERACWTAAVRQIALLPLEAKRVPFFFNVGPEVLSDPRFHDGSVLELLARYGVSPRQIVLEITETSTFADSEQLRQITRQCIGHGFGIALDDFGAGHSGLVTLVHSAPQFIKLDQALVRDIHRHGYKQHLVKSLVAFASSVDSTLIAEGIETWDEMNVLLRLGIRHAQGFLVARPASQPPRPSEEFQRHRREALRALHYQKDEDDETVGGIVIRRLCLDAGTKTEELDQLFRRTPGLDHVVLLAGDRPHALVMRHRSELTANERPLVVEDTLKIPALARAALGRAPESLYEPVVVTNAQGRFLGTVTMKQLIARATDLEVHATTGAHPLTQLPGNRMIERWIRQALRGSSGFTVIYADLDRLKEYNERHGFPRGDQLLRLTARVLSESLHLLPSGSHLGHVGGDDFVLVCPGEVNPEALEALCQRFDEEKRALFDPGELERGFFEATDRKGNRVQVPLVTLSLAVLDSRRMGGTVHPASLSGLAASLKKKVKEQAATSRTSAFMFERRAQV from the coding sequence ATGAGCCATTCCTCGATCAGTGGTGCCGCTGAGCCCCCTGCCTGGCTCTGGAATGGGGAGGAGCCTCGGATCATCTCCGCCTTCCAGCCCATCGTGGACCTGATGACCGGGGAGCCGATTGGCTTCGAGGTGCTCTCCCGAGGCATGGACCCTGTGCAGGCCGCCCACATGCTCTTCAGCAAGGCGCGGGTCGAGGGCGTCACCTTCGAGCTGGAGCGGGCGTGTTGGACAGCGGCCGTCCGCCAGATTGCCCTCCTTCCGCTGGAGGCCAAGCGCGTCCCCTTCTTCTTCAACGTGGGGCCCGAGGTGCTGAGCGATCCGCGCTTCCACGATGGCTCCGTGCTGGAGCTGCTCGCCCGGTACGGCGTGAGCCCCCGTCAAATCGTCCTGGAGATCACCGAGACAAGCACCTTCGCGGACTCGGAGCAGCTCAGGCAGATCACCCGCCAGTGCATCGGCCATGGGTTCGGCATCGCGCTGGATGACTTCGGGGCAGGACACTCGGGGCTGGTAACGCTGGTGCACAGCGCGCCGCAATTCATCAAGCTGGATCAGGCGTTGGTGCGGGACATCCACCGGCACGGCTACAAGCAGCACTTGGTGAAATCGCTGGTCGCCTTCGCCTCCAGCGTGGACAGCACCCTCATCGCCGAGGGCATCGAGACCTGGGACGAGATGAACGTGCTGCTGCGGCTGGGCATCCGCCACGCGCAGGGCTTTCTGGTGGCACGGCCCGCGAGCCAGCCGCCCCGCCCCTCCGAGGAGTTCCAGCGCCACCGCCGCGAGGCCCTCCGCGCGCTCCACTACCAGAAGGACGAGGACGACGAGACGGTGGGCGGCATCGTCATCCGCCGCCTCTGCCTGGACGCGGGGACGAAGACCGAGGAGTTGGACCAGCTCTTCCGGCGGACTCCCGGCCTGGATCACGTGGTGCTCCTCGCGGGCGACCGGCCCCACGCCTTGGTGATGCGCCACCGCTCGGAGCTGACCGCGAACGAGCGGCCGCTCGTGGTGGAGGACACCTTGAAGATCCCCGCCCTCGCGAGGGCGGCATTGGGGCGCGCGCCCGAGTCGCTCTACGAACCGGTGGTGGTGACGAATGCACAGGGACGGTTCCTGGGCACGGTGACGATGAAGCAGCTCATCGCCCGGGCCACGGACCTGGAGGTGCACGCGACCACAGGCGCCCACCCGCTCACGCAGCTCCCGGGGAACCGGATGATCGAGCGATGGATCCGGCAAGCCCTGCGCGGCTCCTCTGGGTTCACCGTCATCTACGCCGATCTGGATCGGCTCAAGGAGTACAACGAACGCCACGGCTTCCCTCGGGGAGACCAGCTCCTTCGCCTCACGGCGCGAGTGCTCTCCGAGAGCCTGCACCTGCTGCCCTCGGGAAGCCATCTGGGCCATGTGGGCGGGGACGACTTCGTGCTCGTGTGCCCTGGCGAAGTGAACCCCGAGGCGCTGGAGGCCCTCTGCCAGCGCTTCGATGAGGAGAAGCGCGCACTGTTCGACCCGGGCGAGTTGGAGCGAGGGTTCTTCGAGGCCACGGATCGGAAGGGCAACCGCGTGCAGGTTCCCCTGGTGACGCTGAGCCTGGCGGTGCTCGACAGCCGGCGGATGGGCGGGACCGTGCACCCGGCCTCGCTCTCCGGCCTGGCGGCCTCGCTGAAGAAGAAGGTAAAGGAGCAGGCCGCCACCTCGCGCACCAGCGCGTTCATGTTCGAGCGCCGCGCACAGGTGTAA
- a CDS encoding class I SAM-dependent methyltransferase yields MPSPTESAPRPRRFHDEPLILIHHHLRKSLDAGRTCIEVPDPDLGRGCYPGERVGPGGGLVHRPLRSWCDLAEGLACRLLTPRAVDETHVALTFERLGPEAPWHAGGEDAGEALPSHERYGSDSAFARLRKLEDAGFLLPWLEALGRISLPAGARVLDLGVNRGDELAAFAWLDGSPEVTFVGVDHSASALAEARSRFPDAHHEFFLADLNALPDGLGRFSLVLSVGTLQSPGVDDHALLRRLVQEHLEPQAALVLGFPNSRFRDGEVVYGARVRNLREPDLSLLVKDLAFYRRYLHQHGFRTFLGGKYDLLLTAIRF; encoded by the coding sequence ATGCCGAGCCCCACCGAATCCGCCCCCCGCCCGCGGCGCTTCCACGACGAGCCGCTCATCCTCATCCACCACCACCTGAGGAAGTCCCTCGACGCTGGCCGCACGTGCATCGAGGTGCCCGACCCGGACCTCGGCCGTGGCTGCTATCCGGGAGAGCGCGTGGGGCCGGGCGGTGGACTCGTGCACCGTCCGCTGCGCAGTTGGTGCGATTTGGCCGAAGGCCTCGCGTGCCGGCTCCTCACGCCTCGCGCCGTGGACGAGACCCATGTGGCGCTCACCTTCGAGCGGCTGGGGCCCGAGGCGCCCTGGCATGCGGGCGGAGAGGACGCTGGCGAAGCCCTCCCATCGCACGAGCGCTATGGCTCGGACTCCGCATTCGCCCGGCTGCGCAAGCTCGAGGACGCGGGCTTCCTCCTGCCCTGGCTCGAGGCGCTCGGGCGCATCTCCCTGCCCGCAGGCGCACGGGTCCTGGACCTGGGCGTCAACCGCGGGGATGAGCTGGCCGCCTTCGCGTGGCTCGACGGCTCACCGGAGGTCACCTTCGTCGGGGTGGACCACAGCGCCAGTGCGCTCGCCGAGGCCCGCTCGCGCTTCCCGGACGCGCACCATGAGTTCTTCCTCGCCGACCTCAACGCCCTGCCGGACGGGCTCGGGCGCTTCAGCCTCGTGCTGTCGGTAGGCACGCTGCAGAGCCCGGGCGTGGACGATCATGCGCTGCTGCGGAGGCTCGTGCAGGAGCACCTGGAGCCACAGGCGGCACTGGTGCTCGGCTTCCCGAACTCGCGCTTTCGCGATGGAGAGGTGGTGTACGGCGCCCGGGTGCGCAACCTGCGCGAACCGGACCTCTCCCTGCTGGTGAAGGACCTCGCCTTCTATCGCCGCTATCTGCACCAGCACGGCTTCCGCACCTTCCTCGGCGGCAAGTACGATCTGCTGCTCACCGCGATCCGGTTCTGA
- a CDS encoding alkaline phosphatase PhoX has protein sequence MMKIRTGRTLQAALLAGSLSLAACTGDQGPQGAQGPVGDVGTPGPVGPVGPPGDPGPAGTMKWLSFADVGFPRTNAEKHQVRASSRVNVNGTEHPISFTTILRGGQDPARPERQCDLVNSPNTCLNVLLSRTGQPLRDDAGQVIITNAHDNTSFIQVGGKTFMYSSTESYPANMFVTSINQDANGNLSATATKALDTSPIDGFWYSCAGSKSPWNTHMASEEFPPDARFVQERTSWSDLKARATSPTFAEFKLMAQYFGVNLTDADMDGVPDGDYRTTFLSTFSPYFAGFPVEITLDENGNGSLKKHYAMGRGSVEVPYVMPDNKTVLLTDDGANVGLYMFVADTEKDLSAGTLYAMRAYQTSPRGGAIFTADIEWINLGHATNDQIRAFIHPSSGARITFADIFEAETPNGDGTCPTAGFKAVRGANSENLECLKLKAGMELPASRFETRRYAALLGATTELNKEEGLTYDPDSHTVYIALTEIAKGMITQPGGDDHISVAANACGGVFGLNVGSYTNADGAVVTKYAPLNWYPIIMGVPVSYPAGSEYTGNSCSVNGLASPDNVTYLPGYNTLIIGEDTSGHQNDAIWSFNTVTKKLERIMTTPYGSETTSPYWYPDLNGHGYLIGVVQHPYGETDAVRISDPEATGRASYVGVFGPFPPLK, from the coding sequence ATGATGAAGATTCGAACGGGTCGCACGCTGCAAGCGGCACTTCTCGCGGGCTCACTGTCCCTGGCGGCGTGTACCGGCGATCAAGGTCCTCAAGGGGCACAGGGTCCCGTGGGAGACGTAGGAACCCCCGGCCCCGTAGGCCCCGTAGGCCCTCCGGGCGATCCGGGCCCCGCGGGCACCATGAAATGGCTCTCTTTCGCGGACGTGGGCTTCCCCCGCACCAATGCGGAGAAGCATCAGGTCCGCGCGTCGTCGCGGGTCAACGTCAACGGCACCGAGCACCCCATCAGCTTCACGACGATTCTGCGCGGCGGCCAGGACCCGGCGCGGCCCGAGCGCCAGTGCGATCTCGTCAACAGCCCCAACACCTGCCTGAACGTCCTGCTGTCGCGCACGGGCCAGCCGCTGCGCGATGACGCGGGCCAGGTCATCATCACCAACGCCCACGACAACACCTCGTTCATCCAGGTGGGCGGCAAGACGTTCATGTACAGCTCCACCGAGTCGTACCCAGCGAACATGTTCGTGACGTCCATCAACCAGGACGCCAACGGCAACCTCTCGGCGACCGCGACGAAGGCCCTCGACACCTCGCCCATCGACGGCTTCTGGTACTCGTGCGCGGGCTCGAAGTCGCCGTGGAACACGCACATGGCCTCCGAGGAGTTCCCGCCGGACGCCCGCTTCGTGCAGGAGCGCACCAGCTGGAGCGACCTGAAGGCGAGGGCCACCTCGCCCACGTTCGCCGAGTTCAAGCTCATGGCGCAGTACTTCGGCGTGAACCTGACCGACGCGGACATGGACGGCGTGCCGGATGGCGACTACCGCACCACCTTCCTGTCGACGTTCTCGCCCTACTTCGCCGGCTTCCCGGTGGAGATCACCCTGGACGAGAACGGCAACGGCTCGCTCAAGAAGCACTACGCGATGGGGCGCGGCTCGGTCGAGGTGCCGTACGTGATGCCGGACAACAAGACGGTCCTGCTCACGGATGACGGCGCGAACGTGGGCCTCTACATGTTCGTGGCGGACACGGAAAAGGACCTGAGCGCGGGCACGCTGTACGCGATGCGCGCCTACCAGACGAGCCCTCGCGGCGGGGCGATCTTCACCGCCGACATCGAGTGGATCAACCTGGGCCACGCGACGAACGACCAGATTCGCGCCTTCATCCACCCGTCGAGCGGCGCGCGCATCACCTTCGCGGACATCTTCGAGGCGGAGACGCCGAACGGGGATGGCACCTGCCCGACGGCGGGCTTCAAGGCGGTGCGCGGCGCGAACTCGGAGAACCTGGAGTGCCTCAAGCTGAAGGCGGGCATGGAGCTGCCGGCCTCGCGCTTCGAGACGCGGCGCTACGCGGCCCTGCTCGGCGCCACCACCGAGCTGAACAAGGAGGAGGGCCTCACCTACGATCCGGACTCGCACACGGTCTACATCGCGCTGACGGAGATCGCCAAGGGCATGATCACGCAGCCGGGCGGAGATGATCACATCAGCGTGGCGGCCAACGCGTGCGGCGGCGTGTTCGGGCTGAACGTGGGCTCGTACACCAACGCGGACGGAGCGGTGGTGACGAAGTACGCGCCCCTCAACTGGTACCCCATCATCATGGGCGTGCCCGTCAGCTACCCGGCGGGCAGCGAGTACACGGGCAACTCGTGCAGCGTCAACGGGCTGGCCAGCCCGGACAACGTGACGTACCTGCCCGGGTACAACACGCTGATCATCGGTGAGGACACCAGCGGCCATCAGAACGACGCCATCTGGTCGTTCAACACGGTGACGAAGAAGCTCGAGCGCATCATGACGACGCCTTACGGCTCGGAGACGACCTCGCCGTACTGGTACCCGGACCTGAATGGCCACGGCTACCTCATTGGCGTGGTGCAGCACCCGTACGGTGAGACGGACGCGGTGCGTATCTCGGATCCCGAGGCGACGGGCCGCGCCAGCTACGTCGGCGTCTTCGGTCCGTTCCCGCCGCTGAAGTAG